Proteins encoded by one window of Synechococcus sp. WH 7805:
- a CDS encoding carbohydrate ABC transporter permease produces the protein MILIALLLPSIIFLGIVFGFPLLSYLWLSLHANSVLTSFRSIFNGWANWNRFIHDYRYWQDFLQTIRFSVASVGIELLLGLIIALILHRPMKFRGWIRSSSLIPWALPTTVMALGWRWIFNSPFGPIDQFTTALGAQSLNILGNPSTAWIATVYSDVWKTTPFVALILLAGLQSIPADLYEACRLEGASASSCFRRITLPLLMPYIGLAAMFRLAQAFGVFDLIQVMTGGGPASSTESIALYAYLNALRFLDFGYGATIIIGSFILLSILVASCWFFVHLFNRKRSIMITK, from the coding sequence ATGATCTTGATCGCCTTATTACTTCCATCAATTATTTTTTTAGGAATCGTATTTGGTTTTCCTTTACTAAGCTATTTATGGTTAAGTCTTCACGCAAATTCTGTTTTAACATCTTTCAGGTCGATCTTTAACGGATGGGCAAACTGGAATCGTTTTATCCATGATTATCGTTATTGGCAAGATTTTCTCCAAACAATACGTTTTTCGGTTGCTTCAGTTGGAATAGAATTATTACTTGGATTGATCATTGCTTTGATCCTTCATCGCCCAATGAAGTTTCGAGGGTGGATACGTTCGTCATCATTAATACCCTGGGCTTTGCCTACAACAGTTATGGCCCTTGGATGGCGTTGGATCTTTAACAGCCCCTTCGGTCCCATTGATCAGTTCACCACTGCTCTGGGTGCTCAATCCCTCAATATTCTTGGCAATCCATCCACTGCTTGGATTGCTACTGTTTATTCAGATGTCTGGAAAACGACACCCTTTGTTGCCTTAATACTTCTTGCTGGCCTACAAAGCATTCCTGCAGACCTATATGAAGCCTGCAGACTTGAAGGGGCATCCGCTAGTTCCTGTTTCAGAAGAATTACCCTTCCCCTTCTTATGCCTTACATTGGACTTGCTGCTATGTTTCGGTTAGCTCAAGCGTTTGGTGTTTTTGATCTTATACAGGTCATGACTGGAGGTGGTCCTGCCAGCAGCACTGAAAGTATTGCTCTGTATGCATACTTAAATGCTTTGCGATTTTTAGATTTCGGATACGGAGCAACGATTATAATCGGTAGCTTTATTTTGTTAAGCATCCTCGTTGCATCTTGTTGGTTTTTTGTACACTTATTTAATAGAAAGCGTTCAATTATGATAACAAAATGA
- a CDS encoding carbohydrate ABC transporter permease: MKFKSSLIVLLLVWSIMPLLWQLYTSFSTDQALVTPFAELSERWTLDHYRNVISSDPPFFMYLANSFFVGIISTLLTLFVALPAAYSISKLSRKTSNYVRVILVACALFPYVLLFLSLLELARTFSLGNNLIALALPYTALSQPLAVLLLSSAFVSLPSELDDAARVEGLSLIKRFRWIYIPLLSPAIASTAILIFLFSWNEYPIALTWISDNSKLTLPVAMARIAGSSIHSVPYGAYAAATVLGAIPLILLVIVFQKPIVSGLTSGAIKG, from the coding sequence ATGAAATTCAAATCCTCCTTGATCGTCCTTCTTCTTGTTTGGTCAATCATGCCATTGCTTTGGCAACTTTATACCTCATTCTCTACTGATCAGGCTCTTGTGACACCCTTCGCTGAGTTATCAGAAAGATGGACATTGGACCATTATCGAAATGTCATTTCATCTGATCCACCTTTTTTCATGTACTTAGCGAACAGTTTCTTTGTTGGGATAATATCAACATTATTAACATTGTTTGTGGCTCTTCCTGCTGCTTATTCGATTAGCAAGCTCTCAAGAAAGACATCAAATTATGTGAGAGTTATTCTCGTTGCTTGTGCACTTTTTCCATATGTTCTCTTATTTCTTTCTTTACTAGAATTGGCGAGAACATTCTCTCTTGGCAATAATCTCATTGCACTTGCACTGCCCTACACAGCGTTATCACAGCCACTTGCTGTACTTCTGCTATCAAGCGCTTTTGTTTCCCTTCCTTCAGAACTGGATGATGCTGCAAGGGTCGAAGGCCTATCGCTAATAAAACGTTTTAGATGGATCTACATCCCATTACTGTCCCCAGCAATTGCGAGTACTGCAATCCTGATCTTTCTTTTCTCTTGGAATGAATATCCAATTGCACTAACTTGGATTAGTGATAATTCTAAGCTAACGCTTCCCGTTGCTATGGCTAGAATCGCTGGTTCTTCCATTCATTCTGTTCCCTACGGTGCTTATGCAGCTGCAACTGTACTTGGTGCCATACCTCTTATCTTACTAGTGATAGTATTTCAGAAGCCAATCGTATCTGGACTAACCAGTGGAGCCATCAAAGGATGA
- a CDS encoding ABC transporter ATP-binding protein, translated as MTLVLKSVGRKVGNNWIVKDLNFSVRQNECLVVVGPSGCGKSSTLRLIAGLDRCDHGSIKIDDRDITNLQPSERAIGMVFQSYALLPHLTVYENLELGLRVRGMRAEQRARRIQNILDIVQLSDRPNHLPSALSGGQRQRVALARALLRDPKVYLLDEPMSNLDAQLREKIRPELRSLILSQEKPTLYVTHDQNEALAMATKIAILNNGQIEQLDTPFNVYHNPQSLFVAQFLGRPQINCLKVRNNTIDAVRPENLTISDSGLPCRLLAREWLGNTQLLYLDSDEGELRMTIDPSFVCPERIFVQWDKSKVFHFDAKTGQRKSFH; from the coding sequence ATGACACTTGTTCTCAAATCTGTCGGTCGAAAAGTTGGAAATAACTGGATCGTCAAGGATCTCAATTTTTCTGTAAGGCAAAACGAGTGTCTTGTAGTCGTTGGTCCGAGTGGATGTGGAAAGAGTTCTACTCTTCGCTTAATTGCTGGATTAGATCGATGTGATCATGGATCAATCAAAATTGACGACCGTGATATCACTAATCTTCAACCATCAGAGCGTGCAATTGGTATGGTTTTCCAAAGCTATGCACTACTCCCTCATTTAACCGTCTATGAGAATCTGGAGTTAGGTTTGCGAGTTCGAGGTATGCGAGCAGAGCAGAGAGCAAGAAGAATCCAAAATATTCTTGATATAGTTCAATTAAGTGATCGTCCTAACCATTTACCGTCTGCATTGTCAGGTGGACAAAGACAGAGAGTGGCATTAGCTCGTGCTTTGCTGCGTGATCCAAAGGTTTATTTACTTGATGAGCCGATGAGTAATCTTGATGCTCAACTGAGAGAAAAAATCCGACCTGAACTAAGGAGCCTCATCTTGAGTCAGGAAAAACCTACGCTTTATGTTACTCATGACCAAAATGAAGCCCTAGCTATGGCCACTAAAATTGCCATCTTAAACAATGGACAGATTGAACAACTAGACACTCCATTTAATGTGTACCATAACCCACAATCACTTTTTGTAGCACAGTTTTTAGGTCGCCCACAAATTAATTGCCTCAAAGTACGTAATAATACTATTGATGCTGTTAGGCCCGAAAATTTAACCATCAGTGATTCTGGACTACCATGCCGTCTACTCGCCCGTGAGTGGTTAGGTAATACGCAACTTCTCTATCTAGATTCTGATGAAGGTGAATTAAGAATGACAATTGATCCATCATTCGTCTGTCCCGAGCGTATATTCGTACAATGGGATAAGTCTAAAGTTTTTCATTTTGATGCGAAAACTGGACAGCGTAAAAGTTTTCATTAA